In Caproiciproducens sp. NJN-50, the following are encoded in one genomic region:
- a CDS encoding sensor histidine kinase, whose product MIKKIGDTVIAGVAAVLILVLAYALYTVYNTYVTTVIEQQQQQLLNISRSVSTSMDLSISEQLTDITILTGTPGFSDSMRKYYQTGDMNGLQEYLLAYMSGQRHELSDVYLIDRNCKVIFKHGQYPFHTKIDEAKLNFRRLADRGLTGIGSVFEIEPHHFGMTLINSIYIGDSYMGAVIGIVDLRNIYEQYVAPVDRQGKGYLMVEDQAGNIIMHPQSQMIGVNYWQERKALSGSPAYRAFLGLLDQEQACEEGTALYRTGPRERSTSGDQDEIAAFSHMNVGDTSWCVLAVMPRRDAMEPVEQNLSRFGFLAMAVFLLFALCTTAIYRLQKKHQKLEMKAQYLKDLNTTLEELSESREQIRHYQKLQSVGALAGGVAHEFNNLLTPILGYSELLLRRLREKDESYGDVEQIHEAGLRAKEIVEQLLPFYRRENDTTAYAPVSLDAVLTDAVKMVRVILPGTVVLQERLQKTGAMVFGNATQLNQVLLNLCSNASQAMEPDGGTLTVANEIIPVDCVSSADGNLRGSDCYARVTIADTGCGMSEEVLKRIFEPFFTTKEIGKGTGLGLSVVHNIISGHGGSIRVKTAVGAGSMFILLLPVMDRPAGGFDEEPPSLPPVGDKGHGTRSILALCGERKAAGLLKKGFERNGWKVDARTDPQEAMRLLKETTDSYDALIVDDSLSGYRGTAFAEQARLLQFAGPIVLTAGMPDREVFLMKKRKILDDVVLKPFDFSDLYERILRLLE is encoded by the coding sequence ATGATCAAAAAAATCGGCGACACGGTGATCGCCGGCGTCGCTGCGGTTCTGATCCTTGTTTTGGCCTATGCGCTGTATACCGTTTACAACACCTACGTTACGACGGTGATCGAACAGCAGCAGCAACAGCTGCTGAACATTTCACGGTCCGTCTCCACAAGCATGGATCTGTCTATTTCGGAGCAGCTGACGGATATCACGATCCTGACGGGGACGCCCGGGTTTTCGGATTCCATGCGCAAATATTACCAGACCGGAGATATGAACGGACTGCAGGAGTATTTGCTGGCGTACATGTCGGGGCAGCGGCACGAACTTTCCGACGTTTACCTGATCGACAGGAACTGCAAAGTCATTTTCAAACACGGCCAGTATCCGTTTCATACGAAGATCGATGAAGCGAAACTCAATTTTCGGCGGCTTGCAGACCGCGGACTCACCGGAATCGGCTCGGTTTTTGAAATCGAGCCCCACCACTTCGGAATGACTCTGATCAACAGCATTTACATCGGCGATAGCTATATGGGAGCCGTCATCGGCATTGTCGATCTTCGGAATATCTATGAACAGTACGTCGCGCCGGTCGACAGGCAGGGGAAGGGCTACCTGATGGTTGAGGACCAGGCCGGCAACATCATCATGCATCCGCAGTCACAGATGATCGGGGTAAATTACTGGCAGGAAAGAAAGGCGCTTTCCGGTTCCCCGGCGTACCGCGCTTTTCTCGGGCTGCTGGACCAGGAACAGGCATGTGAGGAGGGGACTGCATTATACCGGACCGGCCCCCGGGAGCGGAGCACCTCGGGAGATCAGGACGAAATCGCGGCTTTTTCCCACATGAACGTCGGGGATACCTCCTGGTGCGTCCTCGCCGTCATGCCGCGGCGGGACGCCATGGAGCCGGTCGAGCAGAACCTGAGCCGGTTCGGTTTTCTCGCGATGGCGGTCTTTCTGCTATTTGCGCTGTGCACCACTGCCATTTACCGTCTGCAGAAAAAGCATCAGAAGCTGGAAATGAAAGCCCAGTACCTCAAAGACCTCAACACCACGCTGGAGGAGCTGAGCGAAAGCAGGGAGCAGATCCGGCATTACCAAAAACTGCAGTCGGTCGGCGCCCTCGCGGGGGGAGTCGCCCATGAGTTCAACAATCTTCTGACTCCGATCCTCGGGTATTCCGAACTGCTGCTGAGAAGGCTCAGAGAAAAAGACGAGTCTTACGGGGATGTCGAACAGATCCACGAAGCGGGCCTGCGCGCGAAAGAAATCGTGGAACAGCTGCTGCCGTTCTACCGAAGAGAGAACGATACGACCGCTTATGCGCCGGTCAGCCTGGACGCGGTGCTTACGGACGCGGTCAAAATGGTGCGCGTCATTCTGCCCGGCACCGTCGTTCTTCAGGAACGGTTGCAGAAAACGGGAGCCATGGTTTTCGGGAACGCGACGCAACTGAATCAGGTCCTGCTGAACCTTTGCTCCAACGCCAGCCAGGCGATGGAACCGGACGGCGGAACGCTGACCGTTGCGAATGAAATCATTCCGGTAGACTGCGTTTCCTCCGCCGACGGGAACCTTCGCGGAAGCGACTGCTACGCCCGAGTCACCATTGCGGATACCGGCTGCGGTATGAGCGAAGAAGTTTTAAAACGGATTTTCGAACCGTTCTTTACCACAAAGGAAATCGGAAAAGGGACGGGGCTGGGCCTTTCGGTGGTTCACAACATCATTTCGGGTCACGGCGGTTCGATTCGGGTGAAAACCGCCGTAGGAGCCGGCAGTATGTTCATCCTTCTCCTGCCGGTTATGGACCGGCCGGCGGGCGGCTTTGATGAGGAACCCCCGTCTTTGCCGCCGGTCGGGGACAAAGGGCACGGGACCCGCTCGATTCTGGCGCTGTGCGGCGAAAGGAAGGCTGCCGGTCTGCTTAAAAAGGGATTTGAAAGGAACGGATGGAAGGTCGATGCCCGGACGGATCCGCAGGAGGCGATGCGCCTGCTGAAGGAGACCACGGACAGTTATGATGCGCTGATCGTGGACGACAGCCTGTCCGGGTACAGGGGGACGGCTTTCGCGGAACAGGCCAGACTGCTGCAGTTCGCCGGTCCGATCGTCCTGACGGCCGGGATGCCGGACAGGGAGGTGTTTCTGATGAAAAAAAGAAAAATCCTGGATGACGTCGTCTTGAAGCCGTTCGATTTTTCCGATCTGTATGAGCGGATCCTTCGGCTTCTGGAATAG
- a CDS encoding tripartite tricarboxylate transporter substrate binding protein, translated as MKSAKKQWPVYLCTALLLLSATACSSAAAPAGSGSTAPAASGSGSSEASVQTTDYPKKAMEFVAPSGAGSGWDLTIRTVAKCLQDTKLVSVPMPVTNVTGGGGGVALSFLEQNKESDKILAVYSPPLCLIHLNGSTPLNYKDNTTPIARLITDYGCFAVAKNSKYNSITEVMDALKKDPKSVKIGGTSSAGSMDHVQFLKVAKAAGIQDLDKIDYISFQDGQATAELMGGHVDLVTSGISDTVGLVESGSVKVLAITADKRVGTGVIAQMPTCVEQGINVTFYNWRGLFGPKNMPDSACRYWEDTLKKMSETQEWKESCAKYGWDLAYANSEDFMKFLDQENEGYASLLDSIGMLKNK; from the coding sequence ATGAAAAGTGCAAAAAAGCAATGGCCCGTTTATCTCTGCACGGCTTTGCTGCTCCTGTCGGCGACGGCCTGCAGCTCGGCGGCAGCGCCCGCCGGCTCCGGCTCGACGGCGCCGGCTGCCTCCGGAAGCGGTTCTTCCGAAGCGTCCGTTCAAACCACGGATTACCCCAAAAAAGCGATGGAATTTGTCGCTCCGTCCGGAGCCGGCAGCGGATGGGACCTGACCATTCGGACGGTGGCGAAGTGCCTTCAGGACACGAAGCTGGTATCGGTTCCGATGCCTGTCACCAACGTGACCGGCGGTGGCGGCGGGGTCGCGCTCTCCTTCCTGGAGCAAAACAAAGAATCCGATAAAATCCTGGCGGTCTATTCGCCTCCGCTTTGTCTGATCCATCTGAACGGTTCCACCCCGCTGAACTACAAGGACAACACGACTCCGATCGCAAGGCTGATCACCGATTACGGCTGCTTCGCGGTCGCCAAGAATTCCAAATATAACTCCATCACCGAAGTCATGGACGCCCTGAAGAAGGACCCGAAATCGGTCAAGATCGGCGGTACTTCCTCGGCCGGTTCCATGGACCACGTCCAGTTCCTGAAGGTCGCCAAGGCGGCCGGCATTCAGGATCTCGACAAAATCGACTATATCAGCTTCCAGGACGGCCAGGCGACGGCGGAACTGATGGGCGGCCATGTCGATCTTGTGACAAGCGGAATCAGCGACACGGTCGGCCTTGTTGAAAGCGGCTCCGTCAAAGTGCTCGCCATCACGGCCGACAAGCGCGTCGGGACAGGGGTCATCGCGCAGATGCCCACCTGCGTTGAGCAGGGGATCAATGTTACATTTTATAACTGGCGCGGACTTTTCGGACCCAAAAATATGCCGGACTCGGCGTGCCGGTACTGGGAGGACACACTGAAGAAGATGAGCGAAACCCAGGAATGGAAAGAAAGCTGCGCGAAATACGGCTGGGATCTGGCGTATGCGAATTCCGAGGACTTCATGAAGTTCCTTGATCAGGAAAACGAAGGATATGCGTCCCTGCTCGATTCGATCGGCATGCTGAAAAACAAGTAA
- a CDS encoding tripartite tricarboxylate transporter TctB family protein has product MFININILAGLASMLFGLVYMVLTLQIPHATIGNAFAPAIFPMMVGAALFVSGIVLMTSELKKERSGGQTAEKIELKFHGFRTMRFENRMILITVLAALLYALVFNTLGYVLSTIIFLGILLFTLNGRKKWKTNLLVTLVFSVAVYVIFTQFLYIPLPAMPFVDL; this is encoded by the coding sequence ATGTTTATCAATATCAATATTCTGGCGGGGCTGGCAAGCATGCTGTTCGGCCTTGTTTACATGGTCCTGACGCTTCAGATACCGCACGCGACAATCGGGAACGCGTTTGCGCCGGCCATTTTCCCGATGATGGTCGGAGCCGCATTGTTCGTAAGCGGGATCGTCCTGATGACATCCGAGCTGAAAAAGGAACGGAGCGGGGGACAAACCGCGGAAAAAATCGAACTGAAATTCCACGGTTTTCGCACAATGAGGTTTGAGAACCGCATGATCCTGATCACCGTGCTTGCCGCTTTGCTCTATGCGCTGGTTTTCAATACTTTGGGATACGTCCTTTCGACGATCATTTTTCTGGGTATCCTGCTGTTCACCCTTAACGGCCGGAAAAAGTGGAAAACGAATCTGTTGGTCACACTGGTATTCAGCGTGGCGGTTTATGTCATCTTCACGCAGTTCCTTTATATTCCGCTGCCTGCCATGCCATTCGTCGATCTGTAA